From a region of the Pecten maximus chromosome 18, xPecMax1.1, whole genome shotgun sequence genome:
- the LOC117317169 gene encoding perlucin-like, with protein MLAVIYILSTCIIGAYCDCPYGFTAHGDSCYLIVGLNSTWIEAKKYCDVMGGDLAVVESSEEEIYLVNLLKQIDATGRIFPENYWLDGTDVVKEGEFRWMGKNGNSIPISGYTNWAPGQPDNAAVHENCLEIRYSFNILWNDLDCNTRQNFICEASNEWNGDTIIG; from the exons ATGCTGGCCGTAATATACATATTATCAACCTGTATTATAG GGGCGTATTGTGATTGTCCATACGGATTCACTGCCCATGGTGACTCCTGCTACTTAATTGTGGGACTGAATTCAACGTGGATAGAAGCTAAG AAATACTGCGATGTGATGGGAGGCGACTTGGCTGTAGTTGAGTCATCAGAGGAAGAAATATACCTGGTGAACCTGTTGAAGCAGATCGACGCCACAG GAAGAATTTTCCCCGAAAACTATTGGTTAGACGGAACTGACGTTGTAAAGGAAGGGGAATTCCGATGGATGGGAAAAAACGGAAACTCCATTCCCATTTCCGGTTACAC GAATTGGGCCCCTGGACAGCCGGACAATGCTGCAGTACATGAAAACTGTCTAGAGATTCGATATTCTTTCAACATCCTCTGGAACGATCTGGATTGTAATACAAGACAGAATTTCATTTGTGAGGCCAG CAATGAGTGGAACGGCGACACAATTATTGGATAA